One Aquila chrysaetos chrysaetos unplaced genomic scaffold, bAquChr1.4, whole genome shotgun sequence genomic region harbors:
- the LOC115338149 gene encoding zinc finger protein 541-like translates to MLQSETGQLFPKAQEPAACPEPLQVQQHFFQGGNIYSLTNAAKEENLPAGCNKTGAAPADGSNCESSFLRKNCSQLFYTKNGLESYRCFRGEQWHLPQRNEEQQVCDAGDTNTQKLSLEAAGDGKCPSKPEMPLEDLTVAPLVIPVSVPVMAVNSQAGNKVTEKESPDGKDLKESLHQKKRKRQMRPKLLFIPPPLAPEAHPGVGGCYQSNLCSPVFLVDHLLRDLFQCSPYTLPPMLSPVWEGSGLYFSTLCSSSASGDANQLFSAGLGRMDRDFGFCLMKDNTKISIQPLLSSLLLAMSLRVNLTKFVRF, encoded by the exons ATGCTGCAGAGCGAGACTGGACAGCTCTTCCCGAAAGCCCAGGAACCTGCTGCGTGCCCGGAGCCACTGCAGGTGCAGCAGCACTTCTTTCAG GGTGGAAATATCTACAGCCTCACTAAtgcagcaaaggaagaaaacttgcCAGCTGGGTG CAATAAGACCGGTGCTGCTCCTGCTGATGGCAGCAACTGTGAAAGCAGCTTTCTCCGCAAGAACTGCAGTCAGCTGTTCTATACCAAGAATGGTCTGGAGAGCTATAGGTGTTTTCGTGGTGAACAATGGCATTTACCACAAAGGAACGAGGAACAGCAG GTGTGTGATGCAGGAGACACAAACACTCAGAAACTGTCACTCgaggcagcaggagatggaAAGTGTCCCTCAAAACCTGAGATGCCTTTAGAGGACCTAACAGTGGCTCCTCTGGTGATTCCTGTCTCTGTACCAGTGATGGCTGTGAACTCGCAAGCAGGGAACAAG GttactgaaaaggaaagccCAGATGGGAAGGACCTCAAGGAAAGCTTGcaccagaaaaagagaaagaggcaaATGCGgccaaaattgctttttatccCACCTCCACTGGCCCCTGAAGCCCACCCGGGGGTGGGAGGGTGTTACCAGAGTAACCTTTGTTCGCCCGTGTTCCTGGTGGATCATCTCCTGAGAGACTTGTTCCAGTGCTCTCCGTACACACTGCCTCCGATGCTCAGCCCCGTGTGGGAAGGATCAGGCCTCTATTTCAGCAcactctgctcttcctctgctaGCGGTGATGCCAACCAGCTGTTCAGTGCTGGTTTAG GCAGAATGGACAGGGACTTTGGATTTTGTCTGATGAAGGACAACACCAAAATCAGCATTCAGCC ACTTCTCTCCTCTTTGCTGCTCGCCATGAGTCTCAGAGTGAACCTGACAAAATTTGTCAGGTtttga